DNA sequence from the Pseudoalteromonas galatheae genome:
AGAACTCGGAGAAAAAGGTCATTTTTCAAATGAACAGGTAGTCATATTAATTATGGTATTAGTATTTTCCGCTGTGCTAACAGGGTTGATGACTTACATCATGGGTAAAATTGGCAATGAGCAAAAGCTTAAGTTACGCGGAGACCTTTTTCAGCACCTCATTCGTTTGCCAGTTTCCTTCTTTGATAATACAAGGGCTGGGGAGCCCGCGAATCGTATAGTAAAAGACACTGAAATTATTGAAAACCTCGTGAGCGAGCAGTCTGTGTCTTTTATATCTGGTGTAGTTTCATTATTTGGTTCTTTTATTATTCTATGGTTTTTAGACTGGCAAATGACACTTGTAATGCTCGGTGCAGTGACGGCTAGTTTTCTGATCATCCTACCGTTTTCTGTCAGGCTGACGGATCTGTCTAAGTCATTACAAGACACTGAGGCCTCTATGTTAGGAAGGTTAACCGAGCTGTTTGCCAATATCCGCTTACTAAGAGCGCAAGGTGCAGAGAAAATAGAAGCTAAAAAGAATAACAATGAATTGAAATCACTGTATAAAACCGCAATGTCAGAACATACGCTTTTAGCTACCATGGGCGCATTGGTGAATTTAGTGATCATGGCTTCGATAGTGTTAGTACTGGGATTTGGTGCATCAAGGGTTGCCAACGGTGCGATGACGCTAGGCGCTTTTGTTGCGTTTATTATGTTTTTACTGAACATCGTGTTGCCGATGGGGCAGTTAAGTATGGTGGTAGCCGCGTTTAATAAAGCAAAAGGAGCGGCCGTTCGTATTAACGAGATCTTAGCTACAACACCAGTAAATGAGAGTGGTCATACGATTAACGTGACTGATAAGTCAATTTATGTTCGCAATTTATCTTTTAGCTATGCTGATGATAAACCAGTATTTAAAAGCTTGAGCTGTGAATTCTTAAGTGGAAAAACGACCGCTATTGTTGGGCCATCAGGAGTTGGTAAGTCTACACTCTTCGCTTTGTTGCAGGGCTTTTACCAAGCGCAGCGTGGTTACATTGAAATTGCTGGGCTTAATGTTGAAGAGCTAGACCGAGCCAATTTAAGAGCGCAAATTGGTTATGTTGCGCAAGAGAGCCCGCTGTTGTGCGGCACCTTATATGAAAACTTGGTCTACGGTACTGATGAGGCAATAGATGATGAACAATTACAGCATGCCATTGCCACGGCCGATTTAGCTGAGTTCATCGCGACACTACCTGATGGATTGAATACTCAAATTGGTGAGCGTGGTATTACTCTGTCTGGCGGACAAAGGCAAAGAGTTGCATTGGCGCGAGCACTATTAAAAGACCCAGCATTGCTGCTGTTGGATGAAGCAACGGCAAGCCTTGATTCGCAAAGTGAAGCCGCTATTCAAATTGCCCTGAAAAATGCAAAAAAAGGTCGTACTACAATTATTGCCGCGCATCGACTCAGTACGGTTATGGATGCTGATACTATTATCGTCATTAACAAAGGTGAGATTGAGTCACATGGAGATCACCAGTATCTGATGCAACACTCTTCGCTTTACCAAAGCTTAGTGAATAAACAGTTCAGCCTTCAAGCGGTAAGCTAATAACTTTGGTTGGGGTCCGCCAGTTGGATAGGTGGAAAGTGAATGAACAGTAATGTCATTAGTAAACGAAGCAATACTTTTTGATGTTTTTTTAAAATAATATAGCACTAAAAGTTTAGCTGTGATAAAAGTAGTTATATTTAACTAAGTGCTATTTTAGTTATTGGTTAAAAAGGATTGGTTTTTAGGGAAGACAAATTCAATTTCGTAGGTTTGTTTATGCCCCATAGAGTATCACACACAAGTTCGCATACCTCTATCCCGCTTATTATAGTGCTAACAAGCGTGTTGTTATTACTGACTTTACTGAGCTTTCCAAGCAAGAGCAAACAGTCTGAAGCAACCAATGTAGCAATACACAAGAGCGGCGCGATAAAGCATGATGTTCGCGCAAAAAAAATCAGAATGAAAAATTCTTAGTTACCTAAAGGTATCTAATGCACACCATCACCTTACACTTTGTAACAGTTCAGGGTTACAATTTTTTATCTATATAAAACAAATGTTTAATCATTTAAACTAATGCCGTTGTAAAAGTTCCACACGTATTCAGCTCATCATCTTACCTCTATAATTTGCTTATTATTTCTAACTCGGTATAGTTTGGCGTTGGCCAGAATAGTAATAATATTGCTCAGTCTATGAGCTCGGGACAAATTGGCCTTATTTCTCAGAGGCAGGTATGCAATTAATTCAGTTAAAGTCAGATGACCCACAAGTAGTCGCGGTGTTTTCTGAAATCGATAAGCTTATGAACAGCTTATATCCAATCGCAAGTGCACAGTCTTTATCAATAGAAGAAATTAACCAACCTAACGTGTATGCCGTTGGCTTACAAAATGAAGAGGGCATTGTAGCGTGTGGTGCGATTGTAAAGCAGTTTGATAAAACCTTATACGGTGAAATTAAGCGCTTATACGTAAAACCTAGCTATCGAGGTAAAGGGCTTTCTAAACGTATTATGCAAATTTTGCTTCACTATGCGGGTGAAGCGCAGATCCCGCTGATCCGGCTGGAAACCGGCTCTAAGCAAGCCAGTGCGATAAGTCTTTATGAGAGCTTGGGGTTTGAGCGGTGTGAGCGCTTTGGGATGTACCGCGACAACCCGTTAAGTGTCTTTATGGCGTTATCACTGAAATCTTAATGTTGTAAAGTAGGGATTATCAGTATCGGCAGAGATGCTTGTAATCTCTGCAAGCATCACAGTGACAGCTTGGCTTTCTTGTTCTAAAACTAAACACTCCTGTTTGTCGACTATGGCCGTGTTTTCGCACCTGCCACGCACAACGTCACCATCTTTCATCTCAATAGTAACCTTTAGGCGTTTTAGGCACGCTAGTTCAATATAATCATACTGTTGGCAACTGATCATAGATACGTCCTTATTGAGTAAAGCCACCTGCTTGTACAGGTGGCTTTTCAAACTAGGCTTATGCTTAAAGGGACTTAATTCCCATATTGTAAAGCGTAAAGCCATAAATATCGGCATACTGTTCAATCGTTTTGCTTATTGGTGTGCCTGCGCCGTGCCCGGCATTGGTTTCGATACGAATAAGCGTCGGATTTGGACCTGTGTGTTTGCTTTGTAGCTCAGCTGCAAACTTGTAAGAGTGTGCAGGTACTACGCGGTCGTCATGGTCACCTGTTGTGATCATGGTTGCCGGATAATTTACACCAGCCTTTACGTTATGCACAGGTGAATAACCTTTCAGGTATTCAAACATCTCTTTGTTG
Encoded proteins:
- a CDS encoding ABC transporter ATP-binding protein → MNNTSSLIQLVRRTRPSRLLLSTLILFTLISSILGLLVPLQTKRLLEELGEKGHFSNEQVVILIMVLVFSAVLTGLMTYIMGKIGNEQKLKLRGDLFQHLIRLPVSFFDNTRAGEPANRIVKDTEIIENLVSEQSVSFISGVVSLFGSFIILWFLDWQMTLVMLGAVTASFLIILPFSVRLTDLSKSLQDTEASMLGRLTELFANIRLLRAQGAEKIEAKKNNNELKSLYKTAMSEHTLLATMGALVNLVIMASIVLVLGFGASRVANGAMTLGAFVAFIMFLLNIVLPMGQLSMVVAAFNKAKGAAVRINEILATTPVNESGHTINVTDKSIYVRNLSFSYADDKPVFKSLSCEFLSGKTTAIVGPSGVGKSTLFALLQGFYQAQRGYIEIAGLNVEELDRANLRAQIGYVAQESPLLCGTLYENLVYGTDEAIDDEQLQHAIATADLAEFIATLPDGLNTQIGERGITLSGGQRQRVALARALLKDPALLLLDEATASLDSQSEAAIQIALKNAKKGRTTIIAAHRLSTVMDADTIIVINKGEIESHGDHQYLMQHSSLYQSLVNKQFSLQAVS
- a CDS encoding GNAT family N-acetyltransferase, translated to MQLIQLKSDDPQVVAVFSEIDKLMNSLYPIASAQSLSIEEINQPNVYAVGLQNEEGIVACGAIVKQFDKTLYGEIKRLYVKPSYRGKGLSKRIMQILLHYAGEAQIPLIRLETGSKQASAISLYESLGFERCERFGMYRDNPLSVFMALSLKS
- a CDS encoding Rho-binding antiterminator, producing the protein MISCQQYDYIELACLKRLKVTIEMKDGDVVRGRCENTAIVDKQECLVLEQESQAVTVMLAEITSISADTDNPYFTTLRFQ